The segment CGTAACAATACTTAAACATAAAACCATTATTATTCtgagtatatattattgtttttattgccTTAAACAAGAACGtacattttcttctattttctctcGTTCTGAATTGCTAGAGAAGGGAATATTATCTAACGGTGCAGAAAGATCTATATTGTAACCTGCCCTTCTTAGGTCAATGGTGCGCCTCCTACCCAAAAGCTGTAAATAATAACCATAGTAAAGTGGAAGTCAACACACCTTTGCATTAACAATAACAATGAAACAACATAATCAACACAACAATCAAAATTCCCTACTCAtacaaattacatttttttccacAAAGGAAAGTATTGAAGGGCTGGGCTGAATTGCACGAAACTGGGCATTCTTGGACATTTTAGGTTCTTTCTCAGACTCCTCcttttccttctcctcttcACCTCCTGAAACAGACTTAGGGAATCAAAGGGAAGAAATTCACAAGGTATTGGTATAAACAGTAAAAAACATCACATCACATTCAAAATTAACCACAAACATTTGGTATGTCACAGACAAACAGTACGGAGAGACAGTCAGCATTTGAACTTTAAAGAGAAAACTTGATTGTTTAGGGGAGGACAGTTATCCGGTGATTCTACCTCATAAATGAACAGCACATCTTGTGCATCCTTTTTATTAACTTCTAAATGGAAAATACAGACGACAGATAAACAGAGGTCAAGCATGTGACCTCAACCAGCAACTTCAACCAATATTGTATATAATCAGTTTTCCGGGATCAGCAAATTCCTAAAGTTCTGTTTGTAGAAGTATGCAAATGTAATTCGGTCAAATATATACTTGATACTGATATTTTCTCAACATAAAAACAATAGAGTAGATGCTCAAAGGTGTTTAATATCAAGACTGAGAAGACTGCAGGAAAAGTCAAAGTGTTCCAGTGGAATTCAATCTTATTGTTTGTGCTCATGAACAACATAAAAGAAGTTTATCTCATTGTTATTTGTTCATAAGACTAATAATTTAACCCATTTTCATATTGTGCCTAGCAGTGTTGGGAATTATATGACAGAATAACAAAGTTCATAATTGCGTCTTCATTACATAAACGCAATTCATCCTCTCAGTACAGCTCTAAAACTCACCTCACAGCCACCACCATTGCATATCTTAAACTAATTGATAAGGGTGAATGAgtgatattgttttattattcagAATTAAAGGACATATAGTTCCCACTTATTAAAACATACAATCATTAACAAAGTTTTTATTATCACAAGTATGATTTCATAATACTTTTTAAAGATTCTAAAACAGATATTAGCATAAAAACAAAGACAGAAGATTTTTCAAACAGCACCGATAAAAAAATGCATAGGTAGGAAGATAAACTACCTACCATTAACCCCAATGCCATCATCTAGCCTCTTGTTTGAGATATCATGAGGGTCAAGTTTtatcacatttttcttcttctttgggcGCTCATCTAGTGTCTCAGCATCATCATGGTCCAATCCCATTTTATCTCTGGCTTTTTTATTGACAAAACTCGAAGGAGACACAAATTCATTACTTTTCCTTTTGCCCAATTCAGATTTCTTCTCTCTACTTCTCTTCACCAAACCATTTCGTAGATCTACTTTCGGCTTAGCAGTAGCCAAAACGACATTTTGCTTCCTTTCCTTCATCGTGTGAGTCGAACGCTTCACATTGGAACCAACATTCCTTAACTTACCAGGAACCCACATTGTGCGATGGCCAGTGTTCCCTTCAACAGgaccatttttcactttcttctcACCTTTCTCAAACAAAGTTCTCTTCTTTGATGTCGCCACACCCTTCTCTAACTTCCCATTTTTATGCCTCCCCTCCTTCGCATATACCCCTTTCTTCTTCCCAGAAGAATCCAAAATCCTCAACTGCCCTCTCTCCTCAATTTCTTCACTTAAATGCTTTCCCTTGAAGTTTAcccttttcttcaactttcccTCGGTCTCATGTCCTCTACCAAAAACCCCATTTCTCTCAAAAGAAATTTCATCCTTCTTAATTCTCAAAGAGTTTCTTGGAATGCTTACTACATGTTTAGCCCTCTTTTTAAGCTTCTGTCTTAAACTGTCCTCAGAAGGCATATTGAACAATGGTACACTCGCTTACACTCTTCTCAACAGACAAAAATCAACACCCCACGTGAATTTTGTGttcttcaaatcaaataacaggGTCAGAAACAGTTTAAGTTCCCAGAAAATAAGGTTTAGAACCAAGACCTTGTCATGTAACGTTCGAAAGTTGAGAACTTTGGTGAATATACGAGGGATTTGGATTCCTGCTGGGTTTTAGGAGCTTTCAGTGTTGCAGTGAAACGGGGAGGCAGTGACCTTCGAACATCGGAGGAAGAGCGCAAGGTTAAGTTGGGTTTAGAATTGTATATGTTATGGGCCTGTTAACACTACCAATATGGGCTCTTATCCTTCTTAGATTTGGGCTTAAACGAGTACTTTTTGCACTTTCGGAGTTTCTTCTTGTACCTTCATTTGGCCATGGAAATGTCTAAGACTGTGAGAGTTggaaatacattttatattatataattcatagtacatgtataaatttttaaattatgtaacccaaaaagatatttcaaaataaatcatctaaaatacatttataatttttaatataaaaattcattttaaaatgtgtattcaaaatatatttttggattttcaGATTACATGattagaaattgattttaaattatgagatttaaaatatgtgttttcatattagaattatatatattaatgatatattttaaattttttaaattatatcatttagaataatttttaaattattttaaaagattgaaaaaatatattctaaactctaaaatctataatatatttatagactATGTAATGTAAAATTCAGAATTTTAACTTGCACAAATCATAATAGCTTTTCGAATTACACACTTTAAAATATGTCGAACTAGATTGAACTTTTTCAACACCTTCATAAATgtgagaaaaaagaataaaggtagtaatttttctttaactgtggtcttttatttagattttagaCCCTTCTCAATTTTTCACTCATTTACTCTAGAGAGGTAAAGTAGGTTAGGTTTGATGGGCCTGCAGTTCAATTCATCCTCTCGTATCACCAAggtttttagtttatattttcattgtttttcttaaaatgcttattatacaagaaaaaaaaatatttaactttgaaATTCGATTATGTCTTCATCAAATTTTGACTATTAAatctagagctgtcaaaatgggtcacaatctgTCGGTTAATCCGGCTCATCACGGGTTCAAGCcaggttggatttgaaaaatttgtatttttttttatgcgggtcagattttaacccggttcatttaaactcggctcaaccaggttgaacccgtggtgggtcggattGACCCACCAACTCAaatacctaattttattttattaaaatttaattttaatattataaaaaatatttattatttcttttgcttgaaaaaattatttaagttctttattttcaaaNTTAATTAAATATTtgggaatgaaatttgtttagatttgaattatagaaagtttgttatttttttatttaaaaaattgtaattagtgAGCCGGTAANNNNNNNNNNNNNNNNNNNNNNNNNNNNNNNNNNNNNNNNNNNNNNNNNNNNNNNNNNNNNNNNNNNNNNNNNNNNNNNNNNNNNNNNNNNNNNNNNNNNNNNNNNNNNNNNNNNNNNNNNNNNNNNNNNNNNNNNNNNNNNNNNNNNNNNNNNNNNNNNNNNNNNNNNNNNNNNNNNNNNNNNNNNNNNNNNNNNNNNNNNNNNNNNNNNNNNNNNNNNNNNNNNNNNNNNNNNNNNNNNNNNNNNNNNNNNNNNNNNNNNNNNNNNNNNNNNNNNNNNNNNNNNNNNNNNNNNNNNNNNNNNNNNNNNNNNNNNNNNNNNNNNNNNNNNNNNNNNNNNNNNNNNNNNNNNNNNNNNNNNNNNNNNNNNNNNNNNNNNNNNNNNNNNNNNNNNNNNNNNNNNNNNNNNNNNNNNNNNNNNNNNNNNNNNNNNNNNNNNNNNNNNNNNNNNNNNNNNNNNNNNNNNNNNNNNNNNNNNNNNNNNNNNNNNNNNNNNNNNNNNNNNNNNNNNNNNNNNNNNNNNNNNNNNNNNNNNNNNNNNNNNNNNNNNNNNNNNNNNNNNNNNNNNNNNNNNNNNNNNNNNNNNNNNNNNNNNNNNNNNNNNNNNNNNNNNNNNNNNNNNNNNNNNNNNNNNNNNNNNNNNNNNNNNNNNNNNNNNNNNNNNNNNNNNNNNNNNNNNNNNNNNNNNNNNNNNNNNNNNNNNNNNNNNNNNNNNNNNNNNNNNNNNNNNNNNNNNNNNNNNNNNNNNNNNNNNNNNNNNNNNNNNNNNNNNNNNNNNNNNNNNNNNNNNNNNNNNNNNNNNNNNNNNNNNNNNNNNNNNNNNNNNNNNNNNNNNNNNNNNNNNNNNNNNNNNNNNNNNNNNNNNNNNNNNNNNNNNNNNNNNNNNNNNNNNNNNNNNNNNNNNNNNNNNNNNNNNNNNNNNNNNNNNNNNNNNNNNNNNNNNNNNNNNNNNNNNNNNNNNNNNNNNNNNNNNNNNNNNNNNNNNNNNNNNNNNNNNNNNaatttgtttagatttgaattatagaaagtttgttatttttttatttaaaaaattgtaattagtgAGCCGGTAAATTACTCACCAACCCGTGATGGATCAGAccgagttcaaatttttctcACTCTgccaatttttatttatcaagaTCTGATTATGagtaattaaaaagtaaaaattaaaattggcaATTTGAAGGGCTATTCCTAAAGGACCTAACGATTTGAATTGAAATCAAAGGATCTCTTTGAATTGGattcatttcttcttttatcccATTGGAATATTTTCCATCGTGNAATGATCGTATTTGAAAAcaatttgatgatgataaaattatcaaaGATCGACATTTCTCCTTTCTATTCAACAACATATGAATAGTTCCATAATTTTTACTAAGTTATTGTTGAACTTTTTCATTCAGATccatagaaaaaaattgattgatgTTGGTTCAGTCCAACTCATTATCCAAGATAAATCTTGAACCAAGTGgatctttcctttttcttgtaTATGAAATATGAGATTTTACTaagtcaatttttaaaaaatatctaaccAAACCTTTTGttaataaatgagccgagttAGGTTTGTTCACTAAGTGATAAATCGTAGTGGATCCGACCAAATGACtcgttttgacaacactaataaaatctttatcaaattttaaaattcgataaaaagaaaactatctTTGAAATTCGATGATACTGTTACTATAAAGTTCTAACAAATTACCGTGGATAATGCTTTTTCATCACTTAGCGTGTGTTCGCATGAACAGATTTAACTGTTCACGCGGTTTTGAGAGCGAAGAAATGCAAACTCTTTCATGTTCGCTTGAGAGGAAAAGCGATGAAAAGCGACGATGGATTTACGGGATGGATGGATTTTCGGTCACCCGCATATGTGAAGAGATTTGAGGGGATTGAATGTAAAAGGACTTATTTGCCCTTCGATTTCAAGTGCATATTTtggctttattttttttatttttaatgttgcaGAGATGCAGACGAGGTTGATGTCCGTacgaagatgaagaaaaagatggttaaagatgaatatgaatatttgaggacgaagaagatgaagaagtaaTAGTTGAAAATGAGATTTGAAGAGAGGAGTATTCGGTCATGCAACCCATATTCGGTTCCAggattaagaagaaaaatataggaACCTGTATTcgcttcccttttctttttatttggttCCCAAGCATTGTATACAAAGACATTctgtgtgtttttgtttttggttgtgaTTGTTTTTTATTGCCCTCTGTTGTTGTTTGCATGAAATACTGGGAAATGTTCTTAACTTTGCATAGAGGAGAAACAGATGTAAGTGTTTGAAACACTTGAACACACACCTGGGatttcttttgcatgtttttaaCTCAACACGTGGCAAATGAAGTTCATAGCTGTAATGGTGAGGCAAACAAAAGACAAATAGaacaattgttaaaatatttttaaatttcataatgattattgtaatttaataacGCAAATCAATATGAAGTTACCCTATGATAATAAATGgatcataaatatatttgtttataataataataataataataaataataataataataataaataataataataataataaataaaataataataataagacaatttttttcatgttaaaatttaatttttattttttttttcttataataatttttataattatacatgATATTAaccattataattttatattacttttattattaagggcattttggtaaattttaatttctatcaattaaataaattttttaaatctgtcgtATCAATCAAATTCCACACTgattttcataaactttaccctcaaatccactctcaattacccacaaatccattcaaaaaaacaacaaaaaaaattatcctcaaatccactcaaatcatctcctccaaatcatctccctcaaatctTACCATCCGAACAGAGCattagggtgtgttcacttggggtgattggaggagatgatttgggggagagtgattgagtggatttgaggggatTTATGCTTTGTTCTTTTGGTaggatttgggggagatgatttgagagagatgatttgagtggatttgagtatatttgagggtaatttttttgttgtttttttgagtggatttgtgggtaattgaaagtggatttgagggtaaagtgtgtgagaattagtgtaagatttgattgatgtgacatatttaaaaaattagtttaatggatataaattaaagattaccaaaatacccctaattattaaaataatataaaatgataaaaaattaataaataattaaaataatatattttaaaaaatatctaagtttaatacaatatatttaataaatgattaatacaatatatttaaataaaaattcatttttttaattttaatttcaaaggTAATAAATCTTTTGAATAAagttaagtttaatatttatattattactgttattattattattattattatttatattattattattattattattattatttatactattattattattatttatattattggtattattatttatattattattattattataaaagtatgaaAGTTAATTATCAaggttaaaaatgaaatttactcACCATTCCTTCCAAATCTCTGCAGTGTCGCAGTGATGGAATAAAGGGAGAATCCACGCAAATCCTCTCATTTCATTCCTCGTAAATCTCTAAAAGCGAACAAAAGAAATTTTCTCATCCATCCTCGTCAATCTCTGTGAACAAGAGAATCTGTTCAAACGAACAGACCCTTaagagtgatttttttttttgtttatttgagtggatttggaggtaattgagagtggatttagatgtaaagtttgtgagaattagtgtaggatttgattgatgtgacagttaaaaaaaaatgattaattgttagaaaatgaagattaccaaaatgcccctaggtattaaagtaatataaaatgatatttgttaatgttatatttaattacaaaacgtttagaataattattataaataattttaaaaatttaattaaattataatttagtgaaatgattttttttatatgtagtatttgtttgtaatataatttagttccaagcaatatgaatttatttgttatggaagtgagatttattaattttgaatacaGTCGATAATGGTCCGAAGTTATAATTATccattacataaaaaataaaaagtggaaacataataacatacaaatatattagTAATAGATGATCATAAAGTTGTTTCACTAAGGTATCTAAGCAATGTATTGAAATGATATTGTGTCGGCATCCCTATTAAACGTCTTGTATGGGATGGATCTGTAGATAGAAATTCAAAGCACTGTCTCAATAAATTGTCATCTTCAATGTTCATAGGCCGTAATAAGTTATGAATTTGTTCCGAAGTTGGATTAGATGATTGATTCCTAGCCCTTAACCATTCATTTTGACGCAACAATTCATTTTGACGCTCCATGGCCTGATCTTGGCGTTCAAGAGTCGCATATAGTCTTCTTGTTTGAGTAATTATTCGTTCCAATTCATCAATTATTCGTGGATCCATATGTTTTATAATTCGATAAGTtgacaataaataaaagtgtgAAAAGTGATGTTAAAGCAAGTACAATTCATATCTAGGTAATGTAAGAAATCAATCACATAAGTCAAGTACAGGAAAAAAGTCATGTAATACATTGACGTAATAGTCAACAACTTAATCATCGTGAAAAATTAAGTTAACATTTTGATTCAGTTGAGCAAATTGTCGGTTCATGTCGAGAGATAGATTTGCCAAGTTATCTTCAATACGCTGAACCTCGCCCCTACATTTGTTCCATACCCTGCATTCTGTGTTGCAAGTCTTGTACCCCCTCCCATATTTGAGTCATCATATTAGGATTTGAAAGATCTGAAGGAGGTTGCTCAGGGTTGTCATCATGCTGtggttgttcttcttcttcatcatcgccGACATCGTGTTGCCAAACACCGTTGACATTAACAATAttcaacctcttcaaagaattaattgaaaaatgatgCTTGGTCCCAATATGAGTGCTGGCATCGGCATCAACATGTACTCCACAATATTGCATGATTTGGGTGATCAATACACCATATGGTAGAGGTGTGTCACCGGCCTTGCATTTGAGCATATGTTGCATGATGTGATGAGGCCAATtgataactatattatttttaagcacCCATATCATAATGCAGAAGTCTATCTTTAATATTCAAAGAACCAACTATTTTAACACGTTAACCCTGCATTTCTAGTCTAACCATAGTAGCTAATGTCATCTCCCGATCATAAGGAAAGTCGTTTGGGATAGTCGAATAACACAACTTTTGACCCTCATACTTcatattaacaatatttaacCAATCGACAGGTTTCAATTTGATTATTCTCTTGTGGACCTCACTAAGCAAATATCCATTTATAGAAATCTTcagatttgaataaaaaactttgattaaatcGGGATAGAACGGTGCCTGCAGTGTAAGAAATTCAACCACCCCTTGAAAtataagatgatgttggaaaaATAACCCTGAACCGACAAatgatttaaaattcattattttaggaACGACAATATTCCTTGTGTAGAAATCAGCTGCATAGTTTTCCATCTGTTGGCTATGACTGAAGAAACAATGTTGATCTAATTGGTCTGCAAGAGATGGTTTGA is part of the Vigna radiata var. radiata cultivar VC1973A unplaced genomic scaffold, Vradiata_ver6 scaffold_158, whole genome shotgun sequence genome and harbors:
- the LOC106752428 gene encoding uncharacterized protein LOC106752428, which translates into the protein MPSEDSLRQKLKKRAKHVVSIPRNSLRIKKDEISFERNGVFGRGHETEGKLKKRVNFKGKHLSEEIEERGQLRILDSSGKKKGVYAKEGRHKNGKLEKGVATSKKRTLFEKGEKKVKNGPVEGNTGHRTMWVPGKLRNVGSNVKRSTHTMKERKQNVVLATAKPKVDLRNGLVKRSREKKSELGKRKSNEFVSPSSFVNKKARDKMGLDHDDAETLDERPKKKKNVIKLDPHDISNKRLDDGIGVNGGEEEKEKEESEKEPKMSKNAQFRAIQPSPSILSFVEKNLLGRRRTIDLRRAGYNIDLSAPLDNIPFSSNSEREKIEENVFRNKLEFFAAAKVSSSFPPPSLPEIAFAGRSNVGKSSLLNALTRQWGVVRTSEKPGLTQTINFFKMGTKLCLVDLPGYGFAYAKEEVKDSWEELVKEYVSTRAGLKRVCLLIDTKWGMKPRDHELIELMERSKTKYQIVLTKTDVVFPIDVARRAMQIEESLLQNKSVVKPLMMVSSKSGAGIRSMRTVLANITRFAKRL